Within Acidimicrobiales bacterium, the genomic segment CCCGACGACTCCACCGACGACGATTCCGCCACCGGCGATTCTGCCGACGATCGCGTGGGCCTCTTTCGTCTCATCCGATTCGGCACCTGTCGGCTCCAGACCCGACCCAACCGTCCCGAGCGTCACACGCGGTCAACGAAAGCGGCCGCACCCGCGGTTCCCGCATCAGACCACGCCACCCTGGGCAGACCCGTTTCGCGCGTCGCACCCTCACCGCCGCCCCGAGGGTCCCTGTCACGGTGCAGCGGCTCGTACGGACCTCCGGTCTCGTGTGTCAGCTCTCTCCCTGCGGAGGGGTCTTCTCGGCCTGCTCGCCTTCGGAGAGCCCCTTGCGGAATTCTCGCTGGGCCTGCCCGAGCGACCTCGCCAACTGCGGGAGCTTGGAGCCACCGAAGATCACGAGGATGATGAGGAGGATGATCAGCAGTTCTCCGGTGCCTAGACCGCCCACGCACCCCACCCTAGCACCGAGGCGGCGTCTGCCCTTCCTCGGACCGTTCGCGAACAAACGCTTCGAGTGGAGCGAGCACCCGCCGTGCAGAGGGGACCGGATCGCCCGTACAGAGCCGGACCGCGGAGTCGTCTGGTGACGTTGCTCTGCGTACCGAACATAAGTGAGGGCGCGAGGCTCGATCTCGTCGAGGAGTTGCGCCGGACCGTGGCGGTGGATTTGCTGGACCTCCACGTCGACCCGCATCACAACAGATCGGTCTTCACGCTGGTCGGCGAGGAGGCGCCGCGACGGCTCGCCCGGGCGGCCGTGCACCTGCTGGACATATCCCGGCACGTGGGCGTGCATCCGCGCATCGGTGTGGTGGACGTCGTCCCGTTCGTGCCCTACGGCGACGACGTCACGATGGACGAAGCGCTGCAGGCGAGGGACAGCTTCGCCGAGTGGATGGCCTCCGAGCTCGGCGTGGGCTGCTACCTGTACGGGCCGGAGAGGACGCTCCCCGAAGTGCGGAGGATGGCTCGCCGACAGCTGGACGATCGCAGATCCCCGCCGGACGTGGGCCCGGCCGATCCGCATCCGACCGCCGGCTTTGCGGCCGTGGGAGCAAGACTCCCGTTGGTCGCCTACAACCTGTGGATCGCGGACGGGATGCGCCACCTCGACGCGACGAAGAAGCTCGCGAGAGAGCTCAGGAGTCCGTCGGTGAGAACGCTGGTGTTGCAGCCGGGTGGCAGGCTTCAGCTCTCGATGAACCTGGTGGACCCATGGCGGGTCACACCCAAGGACGTCTACGAGACGGTTTCGACGGTGGTGCCGGTGGAGAGGGCAGAACTGGTGGGGCTGATACCGCGGCCGGTCTTGGAGATGATCGATCCCGAGATGTGGGAGCTGCTCGATCTGGGTGAGGACAAGACCATCGAGTCGAGGCTTTCCCGATGGCACACCTCATGATCGATACGCCGGACCCAGAATCGTTGCTCCATGTTCGCGCAGCGGACACGCGAAAACGCAGCAGGAAGAATCCAGAGATTGACGTCGGAAATCAGGCGCCTGCGGAGGCGGCACGGGCCCTGGCTCGCTCTCGTCTGATTCGCCGGCGCTCACGCTCGGACATGCCGCCCCAGATCCCGAACTTCTCCCCGTTGGCCAGCGCGTATTCGAGGCATTCCTCACGCACCACGCATCCTCGGCAGACCTCCTTGGCCTCCTTGGTGGAAGCCCCGCGCTCGGGGAAGAAGAGGTCCGGATCTACGCCGAGACAGTTGGCGAACTCCTGCCAAGACCTGTCGAGCGGTTCTTTTCCGAATCGTGTCATTTCAGCTTTGCCTCCTTGCCCCCGCCCTGCGGCGCTGCCGACATCCGTCGCCCGAACTTCGGTCCCCCGCTGAGTCGCCCCCCTATCCGGACGCAGGCAAGCTGCACGCCTGTAATTACAACACTGTCATATTCGTACGATCGCCCCGGAATTGCAAGAGGAAGAGCCGGATTTCTCCCGAAAACTCGGGAAACTCACGTCCGCGTACGAAGCGTACGGCGCTTCTGTTCGATGAAGTCGAGGAGGACGTAGTCGCCGAGGTTGTCCGCGCTGGTGAAGAAGGCCCGCCCCCTGTTCAGCTCGGTGAGTCGTTCTACGAACCGTCGCAGGTGTCGGTTCGGGTCGAGCATGAAGGTGTTGATGCGGATCCCTTCCCTCGTGCAGCGGAGGACCTCCCGCAGGGTTGCCTCGATCGTCTGGGGAACCGGCGGGTAGTTGAAGAAGACGTCCCCTCTCTCGGTGACGTGAGCGGTCGGCTCCCCGTCGGTGATCATGATGATCTGTCGAGTTCCCGAACGTCGCGCGAGCATCGCCCGGGCCAGCGCGAGCGCGTGCTGCATGTTCGTGCCGTAGACGAAGTCCCACGACACTTCCGGGAGCTCGGCCGGCGTGATCTCTCGTGCCACCTCGGAGAAGCCGACGAGCCCGAGGTAGTCCCGTGGGTAGCGACTGGAGATCAGGGCGTGCAGGGCGATAGCGACCTTCTTGGCCGGGAGGAAGTTGTCCCGCATCGGCATCGACAGGGACAGGTCCAACAGCAGCACCGTAGAGGTGCGGATCTCCTGCTCTGTGCGCTCCACCTCGAAGTCTTCGGGTGACAGGTGCACAGGTGTCCCCGCACCGGTCCTGCGTATCGCGTTGGAGATCGTCCTCTGGATGTCGAGGGAGAACTGGTCACCCCACTCGTAGGGTTTCGTGGAGTAGTCGCGTTCATGGCCCGGGCCGGGGCGTTCGTGGAGGTGACCGCCGAGCCGGTCCACCTGCAGCCTGGCGAACAGCTCCCGGAGTGCGTTCTGGCCGATGCGACGGATGCCCCGCGGTGTCAGCTCCAGCCGTCCTTCCCGCTGGTGCACGAGTCCGGCCTCTTCCAACAGCCGCGCCAACTGGGCCAGCCGCTCCAAGTCGACCGCTACGTCGTCCCCGAGCAGTCGGCGCACCGTCTCCGAGTCGACCTCCGCCAACTCCGACGGCGAACCCACCGACCTCAGGAAACGCTCCAGCTCCTCGAGGTCGCCGAGGTCTTCGACCAGTTCTGTCGCGTCCGCGAGTCCTAGAGGATCTTCTCCGCGGAAGCTCCACCTACGCTCCCAGCCCGCGTCCGGGAAGAGCGAGCGCAGATGCCCACCCAGCTGTTCGAGCTGCCAGCGGAGATCGAGGTCGCCGAGGAGCTGTTCGGACAGCTGCCTCAACTGCTCCCGCTGGGAGGGGGTGAGCGAGTTGATCATCGCCTGCGCAGCCGCCATCCGACGTGCGAGTAACTCCAACAGCTCGTCCAAGTTCTGCGGTCCTTCGGGGAAGAAGTCGCCGAAGCGCCGCATGAAACCGTCGAAGTCTGGTTCCTCGCCGGCCGCCCTCTGTTCCAACATCCGGTTCAGCTCCGCGAGCATGTCCTTCAGCCGGGCGAGGTCCTCGGGAGACAGGTTCTGCATCGTGCCCGAGACCCTCTCGAACCAGCTGCGGACGATCTCCTCCCGAAGCTCCGCCTTGAGCTGCTCGTACGCGGCGCGTGCCGCTTCGGAGTACCAGTCGTAGGCGTCGAGGCTGCGAAATCGCCCTGCCAGATCACGGGGGAGCATGTCGAGGTGGACGAGCTTTTCGGAGAGCGCGGCAGTCGTGATCTCGCGCATCCTCTCGTCGCCGGTGCGCTGCGCACGTTCGAGGCCTCGAGCTATCTCTTCCCGCTCCTGAGCGAGGATCGATTCGAGGCGCTCCGCGATCTCGTCGAACGGGGCTGCCAGGTCGTGGCTCTCGAGGATCTCCCGCCTGCGGCGGCGGATCCGTTCTATTAGATTGCGCAACCCTTCGACACGGCCGAGGTCGGGCGTGGTGAATCCCCGCTGGAGGAGGTGCCGCAACGCGGCATCGACATCGCCGTGGTACAGCAGCTCGTCGGAGATCTGCTCGAAGACCGAGAACGCGTCCGGGTCGAAGCCCGCCTGGGAACCGTCCCACCTCGAGTAGCGGAAGCTCGCGAAACCGAGGCGTCTGAGACCTCCGCCGGACCCGCCACGGTCGGCTCCGCGACGAGCACCGGCCGAGCGCGGCCCTTCGGCCGACCTGTCCCGCACATCTCCGAGGCTAGTACGGAACGTCGCCGTACCGGCTTCCGCGGGCGTCTTGACCTCCGCAGGCGTCCCGGCCTACGCGGGTTTGTGCGCGCCGGCCTGTCTACCGGCGCCTCCGGTACTGCGAACGCCTGCGCACGGCCTCCTTGTTCAGACGTCTCGACAGGTGCAGCCCTTCCAAGACGAGCTCCACGGCCGACGCGACCTTTCCCGCAGACTCGTCTCCTCCGGTCAGGCGCAGGACGACCTCTCGAAGAGCCGGGATCTCGTCGATGACCTGGACGAATTCGCTCGAGGCCACGTCCTCACCCGCAGCCACCACGACCCCCGAGTCGAACGCATCAACTATTGCGGTGAGCGGAGCCGGGTCCACGACCTCTTTGAACGTAGCCAAGGTGGCAGAACGGATCAGGTGGTCGACGATGTCCTCCTCACGTCCCTCTTCGAGGGTCTCGATCTCGAGCTTCCCGACCGTCGACGCCGAGAGCGCGCCCAGGTCACAGACCCGAGGCACGACCTCGTCTTCTCCGTGCAGCAAGGCCCTCCTCGCCGCGTTGGCGACGAGCGTCTCGAGGTTGGAGACGGTGAGCCGCACGGACACACCAGAACGTTGATTGACGTGAGGGGATTCGCGGGCGAGCTGCGAGAGCGTGGCGACTATGCGGAGCATGTAGTCGGGAACCTCGACACGCAGCCCGTCCCCCCGCACCAGGCGTGCCTCCTGCCGGGCGATCTCCATCTCGATCTCTACGTCGAGGGGGTAGTGCGTCCTGATCTGCGACCCGAACCGGTCTTTCAACGGCGTGATGATGCGCCCCCTGTTCGTGTAGTCCTCGGGGTTAGCCGAGGCGAAGAGCAGGATGTCCAGCGGCAGACGAACCTTGAACCCCCTGATCTGCACGTCCCGTTCCTCGAGGACGTTCAACAGACCGACCTGGATGCGTTCTGCCAGGTCCGGCAGCTCGTTGATCGCGAAGATCCCTCGATTGGTGCGAGGAACCAGGCCGTAGTGCAAGGTGAGCTCGTCGGAGAGATACCGGCCCTCCGCGACCTTTATAGGGTCCACCTCTCCGATCAGGTCGGCGATCGTCGTGTCGGGCGTGGCGAGCTTCTCCCCGAAGCGCTGCTCCCTGTGCACCCATTCGATCGGTGTGTCGTCGCCCGCCTCGCGTACTAGCTCCCGAGCTTGCTTGGAGACCGGGTTGTACGGGTCGTCGTTGATCTCCGACCCTGCAACTATCGGCATCCACTCGTCGAGCAGCTGCACCACCGACCGGATCATGCGGCTCTTCGCCTGTCCCCGCTCTCCGAGGAAGATCACGTCGTGCCCGGCGAGCAGTGCGTTCTCGAGCTGGGGGAGGACGGTGTCGTCGTAACCGAGCACCCCCGGGAACAGGGGCTCCCCGGCACGGATCTTCTCCATCGCGTTCCGGCGGACCTCTTCTTTCACGGGAACCGAGACCCAGCCGGACTCCCGCAGTGCTCCCAGCGTGCTCGCCTTCGGCTCCATGACACGACCCTATACGGCCGAGCGTTCGGCCCGTACCTCGTGCCGAGTCTTCTGGTCGCTCTTCTGGTCGCCCAGCGTTCGTGAGCCAGGACGAGACTCGTCGGCAGGCGCCTCGCTATGTTCCCGCAGGGTGAGATCACTCGACGGAGTGTGGCGGGCCGCCCCAGCCGAGGAGAGGTTGCGCAGGGAGTTCACCTCTCCCGACTTCCGCGACGACGACTGGGAGCCGGTCTCCGTCCCGGGCCACTGGCGCTCGGTGGCTGCGTTCTCCGACAGCCACGGTCCGTTGCTGTATCGGACGGTCTTCTCATCTCCGCCAGGCCCGCCGCCTCCGGGCTCACAGGAAAAGGGTGCAAAGGCGCTAGGTGCGCCGACCGCGACTCCGGGGGGAGCCGATGCGATCCACTTTGCCCGCGAGGCAGGGCTCACCCTTGCTCAGGAGGAAGGGCTCACCCGCTGGTGGCTCGCCTTCGACGGGATCTTCTACCAGGCGGACGTCTGGCTGGACGGCGAATACCTGGGGGACACCGAGGGTTACTTCTTCACCCACGAGTTCGAGGTGACCGAACAGCTGGAAGCAAGAAGCGAACACCTGCTCGCCGTCGAAGTCTCCTGCAACCCGCCGAGGGATCTCCGCCGCAAGCAGAACATCACGGGCGTCTTCGAACATTGGGACATGGTCCCCGAAGGGTCGAACCCGGGAGGGATCTGGGCTCCTGTCCGCCTCAGGGCCACGGGACCTGTGGCGATACGCCACTTTCGAGCGATATGCACCCGTGCCACCGCCGAAGAGGCGACCGTCGCATGCCGCGCCGTCCTGCTCAGCGATACGGCGAGGAAGATCACGATCACGACCGAGATCGCTGCACAGAGGAAAGAGGCGACTCACACGCTCGCGTCGGGAGAGAACCGGGTCGAATGGAAGGTCTCTGTACCACGACCGCGACTCTGGTGGCCGAGGGAGCTCGGCGATCCGCACCTCGAAGATCTCAGGGTGGAAGTGAGGCTCGAGGACGGGCGGCTCTCCGACGCGAGGAGCCGAAGGATCGGGCTCCGCAGCGTCAAGCTCCACCGCTGGCATCTGCACGTGAACGGCGAGCGCCTCTTCGTCCGGGGCTCCAACTACGCACCAACCCACTACCTCCTCGCGACCGCGACCCGGTCGGAGATCGAGGAGGACCTCACCAGGGCCGAACACGCCCATCTCAACCTTCTGAGAATCCACGGCCACGTCGCCCGCCGAGAGCTGTACGAGCTCGCGGACACCAAGGGGATGCTGCTCTGGCAGGACTACCCTCTTCAATGGGGGTACTCCACCCGGGTGTTCCGACAGGCGAGGCGTCAGGCCAGGGAGATGGTCGACATGCTGGGTCACCACCCGTCGATCGTCGTCTGGTGTGCTCACAACGAACCGTTCGCCGTAGAAGTCGGTTCCGACCCACAGGACGCTCCGAAAGCTCGCAGACGGGCCGCGTTCAGGACCGCCGCCTCCACGCTTCTCCCCGCATGGAACCGTTCGGTGCTCGACAGGTCGGTGAAGAGGGTCCTCGTGCGCTGCGACAGGTCGAGGCCTGTCGTCCCCCACTCGGGGGTCTTGCCTCACCCGCCCTGGTCCACCGGAACAGACACCCACCTGTATCCGGGTTGGTATTCGGGTCGGGCCCGCGACCTGGCCCGCTGGTTGAGGATGTGGCCCCGATTGGGTGCGTTCGTATCCGAGTTCGGCGCCCAGGCAGTACCCATGTGGCTCGCCGACCAGCTCGCCCGCGGCTGGCCGCGTGTCGATGAAGCGTCGCTCGCGAAGAAGTACTGCGCACAGACGGACCTCTTGACCAAGCTGGTCCCCCCGGAGGCGTACGAGACGCCCGAGAAGTGGTGCCTGGCGACCCAGGAGTATCAGGCGGCCCTAATAAAAGAGGTCGTCGAGACCCTCCGTCTGGTCAAGTACAGACCTTGCGGCGGTTACGTCCACTTCTGCCTGAACGACCCCGCACCGGTCGTCTCCTGGTCGGTGCTCGACCACACGCGTGAGCCGAAACTCGGCTACGGGGCCCTCGCCGACGCTTCCGCTCCTCTGCTCCCCGTCGCCTCACCGATTCCCCCTGCGGCTCGGAGTGGAGACCGCCTAGGCTTCGCCGTGTGGGTGGTGAACGACCTCAGGGAAGACCTCGTCGACTGCACGCTGGAGGTGCGAGTCTCCTCGCGGGTCGGTTCGTCCACGAGACGGTTCGTGGGATCTTGCCCCGCCGACTCGGTCACCCGGGTCGGAACGATCGAGTTTCGTGTGCCGCGGTCGCGTGGTGAACTCCGGATCCGCCTGGAACTGAAATGCGGCGAGAGACACGCCCGCAACGAGTATGTCGTCCCTATGACGACGTGATGCGAACTTCCGCCGCTTCGGTGCCTACGGGTACATTCGTGAGTGCATGACCGGGACAGTCATCGAAGCCCACCAACGCGGCACGACTCCAGTTCCCACCAACAAGGCCGTGGGCCCTGTGTTCCGCACGAAACGCAAACTGCCCTGGCCGCTCGAGATCTACTCCTCGGCGGTTGGAAAGAAGTGGGTGATGGCCGTCTCGGGAGTGGTCCTGCTGGGCTTCGTGCTGGTTCACATGATCGGGAACCTCCACCTGTACGAGGGGCCCGAGAAGGTGAACGCGTACGCCGAGGCCCTCCGTGAGCTCGGAGGGGAGCTGGCACCCCGCACCTTCGTGCTGTGGGTGTTCAGGATCGGCCTGGCAGCCGCCTTCGTCGTGCACCTTCACGCCGCCTGGTCGCTGACGATGATCAACCGCAAAGCTCGTGCCGTCCCCTACCAGTCCAAGCGCGACTGGATCGCCGCGAACTTCGCCTCTCGCACCATGCGCTGGTCTGGGCTGATCGTCGGGGCGTACGTGCTCTTCCACCTCGCCGACCTCACCTGGGGTACGGCGAACCCCGACTTCGTGAGAGGCGACGTCTACCACAACGTGGTGGCGAGCTTCTCGAGGGTTCCGGTCGCAGCGTTCTACGTGGTGGCGAACGTTCTGCTGTCGATCCACATCTACCACGGTGCGTGGAGCATCTTTCAGAGCCTCGGGGCGTCCAATCCCCGCTTCGACCACCTTCGACGATGGTTCGCCGGTGTGTTCGCGGCGGTGATCCTGGTCGGCAACGTCAGCTTCCCCGTTGCCGTCCAGCTCGGTCTAATCGACGAGGACGGGAGGCAGATACCGGTAGCCGCGTCTGCGAGCGAGGAGGGCTGAGCATGGGACGGCTCCCCGACTCCAAGATCCCGCCGGGTCCCCTTGCGGACAAGTGGCAGAACCACAAGGACTCGATGCGCTTGGTGGCCCCCGCCAACCGGCGGAGGTTCACCGTCATCGTCGTGGGTAGCGGTCTCGCCGGAGCGTCCGCTGCGGCGACCCTCGGCGAGATGGGATACAAGGTGAAGTGCTTCTGCTACCAGGACTCGCCTCGGCGGGCGCATTCAATCGCAGCCCAGGGCGGCATCAACGCGGCGAAGAACTACCGGAACGACGGGGACAGCATCCGCCGCCTCTTCTACGACACCATCAAAGGCGGCGACTTCAGGGCACGAGAGGCGAACGTCCACCGCCTGGCCGAGGTGTCGGTGAACATCATCGACCAGGCGACGGCCCAAGGCGTCCCGTTCGCCCGTGAGTACGGCGGCCTGCTGGACAACCGGTCCTTCGGCGGCGCACAGGTGTCCCGCACGTTCTACGCACGGGGTCAGACCGGGCAGCAGCTGCAGCTGGGCGCCTATCAGGCGCTCTGCCGCCAGATAGAGGCAGGCACCGTCGAGATGTACGCGCGCACCGAGATGCTCGACCTCGTAGTCCACGAAGGGCGGGCCGTCGGGATCGTCACACGTGACCTCGTCACCGGCGACATAACCGCACACTCCGCACACGCGGTCGTGCTGGCCACCGGCGGCTACGGCAACGTCTTCTTCCTCTCCACCAACGCCAAGGGGTGCAACGCGACCGCCATCTGGCGCGCCCACCGCAGGGGTGCGTTCTTCGCCAACCCGTGCTTCACCCAGATACACCCCACCTGCATCCCCGCCAGCGACGAATACCAGTCGAAGCTCACGCTGATGAGCGAGTCGCTTCGCAACGACGGGCGCATCTGGGTTCCGAAGAACCCCGACGACGACCGCCACCCCTCGGAGATCCCCGAAGAAGACCGCGACTACTACCTTGAGAGGATGTACCCGTCGTTCGGGAACCTCGTCCCACGAGATGTCGCCTCCCGTGCCGCAAAACGGATGGTGGACCAGGGACGCGGGGTGGGACCGCTGAAGAACGGCGTGTACCTGGACTTCTCGGACGCGATTGCCCGCCTCGGGATCGACGTGGTCCGCGAGCGCTACGGGAACCTGTTCGACATGTACGAGCGCATCACGGGCGAGAACCCCTACGAGGTGCCGATGCGCATCTACCCGGCCAGCCACTACACGATGGGCGGTCTCTGGGTCGACTACGAGCTGCAGTCGACGATCCCGGGCCTGTTCGTCATCGGCGAGGCGAACTTCTCCGACCACGGGGCGAACCGCCTGGGCGCGAGCGCGCTGATGCAGGGGTTGGCCGACGGATATTTCATCCTCCCCTACACGATCGCGAACTACCTGGCGGGGCTGCTCGGCACACCTCTCGTGCCGGAGGACGACCCCTCGTTCCGCCGTGTCGTCGACGAGGTGAGGGACAGGGTTCGCAGGCTGATGTCGATAGGCGGCACGAGGTCTCCGGACTGGTTCCACCGCGAGCTCGGGAAGATCGTGTGGGACAACGTCGGTATGGAACGCAGCGCAGCCGGGCTGGAGAAGGCGCTGTCGGAGATCCCCGCCCTGAGAGAGGAGTTCTGGTCGGAC encodes:
- a CDS encoding glutamate formiminotransferase is translated as MTLLCVPNISEGARLDLVEELRRTVAVDLLDLHVDPHHNRSVFTLVGEEAPRRLARAAVHLLDISRHVGVHPRIGVVDVVPFVPYGDDVTMDEALQARDSFAEWMASELGVGCYLYGPERTLPEVRRMARRQLDDRRSPPDVGPADPHPTAGFAAVGARLPLVAYNLWIADGMRHLDATKKLARELRSPSVRTLVLQPGGRLQLSMNLVDPWRVTPKDVYETVSTVVPVERAELVGLIPRPVLEMIDPEMWELLDLGEDKTIESRLSRWHTS
- a CDS encoding magnesium chelatase, whose protein sequence is MEPKASTLGALRESGWVSVPVKEEVRRNAMEKIRAGEPLFPGVLGYDDTVLPQLENALLAGHDVIFLGERGQAKSRMIRSVVQLLDEWMPIVAGSEINDDPYNPVSKQARELVREAGDDTPIEWVHREQRFGEKLATPDTTIADLIGEVDPIKVAEGRYLSDELTLHYGLVPRTNRGIFAINELPDLAERIQVGLLNVLEERDVQIRGFKVRLPLDILLFASANPEDYTNRGRIITPLKDRFGSQIRTHYPLDVEIEMEIARQEARLVRGDGLRVEVPDYMLRIVATLSQLARESPHVNQRSGVSVRLTVSNLETLVANAARRALLHGEDEVVPRVCDLGALSASTVGKLEIETLEEGREEDIVDHLIRSATLATFKEVVDPAPLTAIVDAFDSGVVVAAGEDVASSEFVQVIDEIPALREVVLRLTGGDESAGKVASAVELVLEGLHLSRRLNKEAVRRRSQYRRRR
- a CDS encoding glycoside hydrolase; the encoded protein is MRSLDGVWRAAPAEERLRREFTSPDFRDDDWEPVSVPGHWRSVAAFSDSHGPLLYRTVFSSPPGPPPPGSQEKGAKALGAPTATPGGADAIHFAREAGLTLAQEEGLTRWWLAFDGIFYQADVWLDGEYLGDTEGYFFTHEFEVTEQLEARSEHLLAVEVSCNPPRDLRRKQNITGVFEHWDMVPEGSNPGGIWAPVRLRATGPVAIRHFRAICTRATAEEATVACRAVLLSDTARKITITTEIAAQRKEATHTLASGENRVEWKVSVPRPRLWWPRELGDPHLEDLRVEVRLEDGRLSDARSRRIGLRSVKLHRWHLHVNGERLFVRGSNYAPTHYLLATATRSEIEEDLTRAEHAHLNLLRIHGHVARRELYELADTKGMLLWQDYPLQWGYSTRVFRQARRQAREMVDMLGHHPSIVVWCAHNEPFAVEVGSDPQDAPKARRRAAFRTAASTLLPAWNRSVLDRSVKRVLVRCDRSRPVVPHSGVLPHPPWSTGTDTHLYPGWYSGRARDLARWLRMWPRLGAFVSEFGAQAVPMWLADQLARGWPRVDEASLAKKYCAQTDLLTKLVPPEAYETPEKWCLATQEYQAALIKEVVETLRLVKYRPCGGYVHFCLNDPAPVVSWSVLDHTREPKLGYGALADASAPLLPVASPIPPAARSGDRLGFAVWVVNDLREDLVDCTLEVRVSSRVGSSTRRFVGSCPADSVTRVGTIEFRVPRSRGELRIRLELKCGERHARNEYVVPMTT
- the sdhA gene encoding succinate dehydrogenase flavoprotein subunit, whose protein sequence is MGRLPDSKIPPGPLADKWQNHKDSMRLVAPANRRRFTVIVVGSGLAGASAAATLGEMGYKVKCFCYQDSPRRAHSIAAQGGINAAKNYRNDGDSIRRLFYDTIKGGDFRAREANVHRLAEVSVNIIDQATAQGVPFAREYGGLLDNRSFGGAQVSRTFYARGQTGQQLQLGAYQALCRQIEAGTVEMYARTEMLDLVVHEGRAVGIVTRDLVTGDITAHSAHAVVLATGGYGNVFFLSTNAKGCNATAIWRAHRRGAFFANPCFTQIHPTCIPASDEYQSKLTLMSESLRNDGRIWVPKNPDDDRHPSEIPEEDRDYYLERMYPSFGNLVPRDVASRAAKRMVDQGRGVGPLKNGVYLDFSDAIARLGIDVVRERYGNLFDMYERITGENPYEVPMRIYPASHYTMGGLWVDYELQSTIPGLFVIGEANFSDHGANRLGASALMQGLADGYFILPYTIANYLAGLLGTPLVPEDDPSFRRVVDEVRDRVRRLMSIGGTRSPDWFHRELGKIVWDNVGMERSAAGLEKALSEIPALREEFWSDLRVLGNEESLNQSLEKAGRVADFLELAELMARDALWREESCGGHFRVEHQTEDGEALRDDERFACVAAWEWQGEGAEPVVHTEPLVFETVTPTQRSYK